In Deltaproteobacteria bacterium, one DNA window encodes the following:
- a CDS encoding TldD/PmbA family protein, translated as MHERIVDHFRSIAPQVEFCSLRLVHARSEYLSVRQHVLQPVAASEDMGAMITVIDKGGIGYAATSDLTTTGLRRAAEHARSWAHANAGRCVVDFSKVPLPHPTGEYTSPVQKAWDTISLADKIDLLRAENTRLKTDERIVDWDASLWYTESDTVFATADNGLVQQQFRYLVPMLSATANAGAETQSRTFAGRGYCRQGGLEILDQSGFFTAAPRIAEEALQLLLAPNCPSGTMDVLLAPDQMILQIHESIGHPLELDRILGDERNYAGTSFVTPDMFGSYRYGSDHLNITFDPTRAEEFASYGFDDDGHPAQREYLIRDGILLRGLGGITSQTRTGLSGVANARAASWNRPPIDRMANLNLEPGTMPFADMVAAIENGIYMQTNCSWSIDDSRNKFQFGCEWGQRIENGKLTTVVKNPNYRGVSATFWRSLKAAGALDTVEVLGSPYCGKGEPNQVIRVGHASPPCLFTGVEVFGGE; from the coding sequence ATGCACGAGCGCATTGTTGACCATTTTCGTTCGATTGCACCCCAAGTCGAGTTCTGCTCGCTCCGACTGGTCCATGCCCGTTCGGAGTATCTGTCTGTCCGACAACACGTACTGCAGCCCGTCGCCGCCTCAGAAGACATGGGGGCAATGATCACAGTAATTGATAAAGGCGGTATAGGATACGCCGCCACGAGTGATCTGACGACGACAGGGCTGCGCCGTGCAGCTGAGCATGCGCGCTCGTGGGCCCATGCGAATGCCGGGCGCTGCGTTGTTGACTTCTCCAAGGTCCCCCTCCCCCATCCCACTGGAGAATACACGAGCCCAGTACAGAAAGCCTGGGACACGATCTCTCTTGCCGACAAAATCGATTTGCTCCGCGCGGAAAATACTCGCTTAAAAACTGACGAGCGAATCGTCGATTGGGATGCTTCCCTCTGGTATACAGAGAGTGATACGGTTTTTGCCACGGCAGATAACGGCCTCGTGCAACAGCAATTCCGTTACCTTGTCCCCATGCTCAGTGCCACCGCCAACGCAGGAGCAGAAACGCAAAGCCGCACCTTTGCTGGCCGTGGTTATTGCCGTCAGGGTGGTTTAGAAATTCTCGATCAGAGCGGATTTTTTACTGCTGCCCCACGTATTGCCGAGGAAGCACTCCAACTCTTGCTCGCTCCCAATTGCCCTTCAGGAACGATGGACGTCCTGCTCGCTCCGGATCAAATGATCTTGCAGATTCATGAGTCGATTGGTCATCCATTAGAGCTGGACCGCATCCTTGGCGATGAACGCAATTACGCTGGGACCAGTTTTGTAACCCCAGATATGTTCGGATCGTATCGCTACGGCTCGGACCACCTCAATATTACCTTCGACCCTACCCGCGCTGAAGAATTTGCGAGCTATGGCTTTGATGATGATGGACATCCGGCGCAACGTGAATACCTCATCCGCGACGGAATTCTTCTACGCGGCTTAGGAGGTATTACCTCACAAACACGGACGGGACTGTCCGGTGTCGCCAATGCCCGCGCTGCCAGTTGGAACCGTCCACCGATTGACCGCATGGCCAACCTCAACTTGGAACCTGGTACGATGCCCTTTGCCGATATGGTCGCGGCGATTGAGAACGGCATCTACATGCAAACAAACTGTTCGTGGTCGATCGATGATTCCCGCAACAAGTTTCAGTTTGGCTGTGAATGGGGACAACGTATCGAGAACGGCAAGCTCACGACTGTGGTCAAAAACCCCAACTATCGTGGCGTTTCGGCGACCTTCTGGCGCAGTCTGAAAGCCGCCGGGGCACTGGACACAGTCGAAGTGCTAGGGTCACCATATTGCGGCAAAGGCGAACCGAATCAAGTTATTCGTGTCGGTCATGCCTCACCGCCGTGTCTGTTCACCGGTGTAGAAGTGTTCGGAGGAGAATAA
- a CDS encoding antibiotic biosynthesis monooxygenase, translating into MFIVTNRIPVAAGHEAEFEDRFRHRAHLIDRSPGFIKNLVLRPVQRRFNHQTGQWEEKAEQGYYLVQTYWESEQAFWDWTKSESFRIAHSNRPPAEMFAGPNVLEIHEVILNTEKKEA; encoded by the coding sequence GTGTTTATCGTTACTAACCGTATCCCCGTCGCCGCTGGCCATGAGGCCGAATTTGAAGATCGTTTCCGTCATCGTGCTCATCTTATTGACCGATCACCAGGATTCATCAAGAACCTGGTCTTACGCCCTGTGCAACGCCGCTTCAACCACCAGACTGGGCAATGGGAAGAAAAAGCTGAGCAAGGCTATTATCTGGTGCAAACATATTGGGAAAGTGAGCAAGCGTTTTGGGATTGGACCAAGAGTGAATCCTTCCGTATCGCTCATAGCAATCGCCCCCCGGCAGAAATGTTCGCTGGTCCCAATGTCCTTGAGATTCATGAAGTGATTTTGAACACTGAGAAAAAAGAGGCATAA